The Neisseria subflava genomic interval GGATTGGAACGAAGCCCGCCTGAAAAAATACAATCTTTTTACCGAGTTTGAACATTATTTCAACGACAACTGGAAACTGAGCAGCAAGTTGGACTGGCGCAAGAACACCAGTTCAAAAGAATATTACACGCTGGGCGGCACAGGTAACGGCATAGGTACAGACGGCCTGGGGACCACATACAGCTTCGACCGTTACGATGCAGGCAACCGCCAGTTCACTTTCCAAAACAACCTGACCGGCCGCATCTTTGCTTTCGGCCAAAATCACGACCTCTTCTTCATGCACAGCTATTCCAAAGAGAACGTGAACTCAAGCAACCGCTGGTTTGATGACAGCAGTACCTATGACGCAGATGCCTTTAACGGCAGCGAAAAAGCCAAACCCGATTGGGATTCCGCCACAGCCAAAGCCCGTGGCGGTGACGGCCGTTATACTACCCATGCCTTTGGTTTGGGCGCGCGCATCAATCCTACCGACAAACTGCACATCATCGCAGGCGGACGCTATACCAGCTGGAAACGCGACTTCTATTGGGATCGCAACCTCAAAGACGGGGTAGCAGGTTCATCAGACTCGCTCAAACGCAACCGCTTCATCCCCTATGCCGGCATCACTTACGACATCACGCCTAAACAAAGCGTTTACGCTGCCTATACATCCATCTTCAAACAAACGATGAACCGCGACTACAACGACAACCTGCTGCCTCCAATTATGGGACGCAACTACGAACTCGGCTGGAAAGGCGAATGGAACGAAGGCCGTCTGAACACCTCAGTCGCCCTCTACCGCACCGACAAAGACAACAACAACCAACGCGTCAATGCCAAACCGCACGCCTATTGGGAACCGCTCAACCAAAGCAGCCGCGGCTTGGACGCCGAAATTTCCGGCAGCCTGACCGACCGTTGGCAAGTTTACGCAGGCTACACCTTCAACCGCAGCACCAACCGCAGCAGCGTTACCGGCAATGTTGAATCTCGCCGAAAAGGCTACAACTTCAGCAGCCATACGCCGAAACATATGTTCCGCCTCTACACCAGCTATATCCTGCCGATTGATGACGGCAAATGGACGGTCGGGTTGGGGGTAAAGAGCAGCAGCAAAACCGCCAATTCCTACGGTTCCATCAAGCAAGGCGGCTACACCATTTGGAACACCAACGTCCAATACCGCCCGAGCAAAAACCTGCAACTGGGGCTGGCAGTCAACAACCTGACCGACAAACGCTACTACGAAAACCAATACAGCCGTGCCGCCAACAGCGGCAGCTTCTACGGCGAACCGCGCAACGCCGTGTTCAGCCTGAAGTGGAAGATGTAGTCCGTCTGCGGTAGCAAAATTAAAAAAACAATAATTAAGTCATATTCAGCAATCTACCCGACCTGCTCCTGACAGACAGGGAACAATTGCCATCGTTGTAAAGTAAGGGGTCGTCTGAAAACTGCCGTTTGAGTTTTCAGACGACCCCTTTTTCCATAAAAACCTCTTAACTCCCACCTGAAGGAGCTGCAATGAACCATCCGATTCGTTATGCGTATCTGCTTGCCGCCGTCCCGCTGCAACTTTCCGCCCAAACCACCGAACAGACGGAACATGCTGACCTGCCCACCGTTAACGTAACCGGACAAAGCCGTACTGCTTCGCGCGACAGTTATACCGTGCCGGTCATGTCCACCGCCACCGGCCTGCCGATCTCCCCCAAAGACACGCCGCAATCCGTCAGCGTCATTACGCGCAAACAAATGGACGATTCGGGCGCGACCACGCTGGAAGACGCATTGAAAACCACCACGGGGCTGAATATTTACAAACAGGGTTTCCAAACCCGCTTTCAATCCAGAGGCTTCGACATCGCGCAGATCAGCGAAGACGGTGTCAATTCGACTGTCTGTACCATGTGCGGCAACAATCCGCACGATGCCAAACAACTGACCGACACTGCGCTTTACGACCGCATCGAAGTCGTGCGCGGAGCAACAGGTCTGCGTAAAGCGCAAAGCGAGCCGGGCGGCACCATCAACGCCATCCGCAAACGCCCGACCGCTGCGCCGCTGCTTGAATTTGATGCAACCGCCGACCGCTTCGGCACGCTGCGCTCTTCCGCCGATGTATCGGGATTCCTCAGCCGCGACAATGGCTTGCGCGGGCGCGCGGTTGCCGTACTTGAAAAAAACAAAAGCTGGCGTAAAAACAGCGACGGCAATAAAGGGATCATTTACGGCGTTATCGACAAGCAAGTCGGGGAAAACGATATGCTGACGTTGAGTGCGATGTACCACCGTGAAAAAGATGTACCTTCCCTGTTCGGGCTACCCGCCAATCCCGACGGCAGCGACCTACGATTGCCGCGCGACAGCTATTTGGGTGCGAACTGGAATCGTGCGGATTACAAAAAAGCCAATATATTCGCCGAATGGAAGCACTATTTCGGCGATCGTTGGAATCTGACCACTTCCGTTGATTACCGCCGCAACAAATCCGTTACCGAATATGGTTACGTCCCGCAGCGGCAAAATATTTCGCCCGCAGGCACATTGAGTGACGGTTATACCGGCAGAAGCGACCGCAACAACAGTCAATGGACTGTGCAAAGCGATTTAGAAGGAAAATTTGATTGGTTCGGCCGCGAACATGAGTTTTACGCGGGCTATGAATACACCAAAGAAAAATTCGATAATATGTGGAGAGGCACACCCTTGAAAGATGGCAACTATCCTGTTTTTTCTTGGACGGGTGATGAAATTGCCAAACCTGATTGGAACACGGCCCGCAATCTCGAAATTCGTAAAACCGTTCCCGACACCCACACGGCGACCATAGCCACCCGCCTGAACATTGCCGACAAATGGCACATCCTGCTCGGTACAAGTTACAGCCGCTGGCGGCAATCACAATATCTGTCATGGATGAAAACCCCCGACAGCCACTATAAAAAAGGCCGTTTCATCCCCTACGCAGGCATTACCTACGACATCACCCCGCAACAAAACCTATATGCAAGTTACACCAGCATTTTCAAATACTCGGGCGATTATTACGACATCAATGACAAGCTCTTGCCGCCTGTAATGGGCAACAGCTACGAAATCGGCTGGAAAGGCGCGTGGAACAACAATAAATTGAACACCACCCTCGCCTTGTTTCAAACCGAAAAACACAACCAACCCACAGATACATGGTTGGGTAAAGACCTCGCAACGGGCAATATCCGTCCTTGGGTACGCGGCGACCGCGCCATCTACACGCCTGTACGCATGGAAAGCCGCGGTATTGATGCCGAAATTGCCGGCAACATCACCGACGACTGGCAGATTTTTGCGGGCTATACCTTCAACAAAAGGCGTTATACCTCCACCGCTGCCGAGCGTACCGCAGAGCGCAACGGTCGAGGGGTCGATTTCAGCCAGCACACGCCCCGACATATCTTCCGCCTCAATACCCTGTACCGCCTGCCCGGTGCGGCGCACAAATGGACGGTGGGCGGAGGTGTGAACGTCCAAAGCAAATCCAGCCCGATTGTAGTGAACGGAGAGAAACAATATTTGGGCGGTTACGCCGTTTGGCATGCAGCCGTACAATACGAACCCTCCAAATACACCAAGCTCAGCCTGAAAGTCGACAACCTGACCGACAAACGCTATTACGAAAGCTATGCCCACCGCGCTACCTACCAAGGACATTTCTACGGACAGCCGCGCAATGTGACCTTGAACTTCAAGTGGAAGATGTAGCCGTTGTATGAAGCGAGGTCGTCTGAAAACACAATCCGGCTTTCAGACGACCTCTTGCCCCTGTCGTCATGCCCGTTCATACCGACATGACAGCATCGGTATTTTCATTTGAACATCTGCAAACAATCGTCTAAAACCCATCAGGAAACAAAAGTTTCGGATAGCGTGTCTGATACCGTTACCCCGCCAATGCAGATTTTCAGACGACCTCCCGTTATTTGTACCAACACACCATCCATGAACATCCTCAAAAAATTCTTTTACCTTGCCCGCCCTTTTTGGTCAGGGGCACACGGCCGCCTCCAATGGCTGATGCTCGCCGTTTTGATAGGGTTTACTCTATTCTCCATCACCATCAGCGTTTGGATTGCCGCATGGGACAAACGCTTCTACGACGCGCTGGCCGCGTTTGACGGCGCATCTATGCCTTCGCTCATTGTCGAATACCTCGGCTATATGGCGATGGTTATCGGCTGTATCGTCTGCGGCGACTGGCTGCAAAAACGCCTCATCTTCCGTTGGCGTACCCACCTGACCGAGCAATTTCAAAAAAACTGGCTCGAAGGCCACAAACACTACCGCCTGCGCCTGACCGGCGAACCGGACAACCCCGACCAACGTATCGCCGAAGACATCTACCTCCTCGCCGACAAAAGCATCGGACTGTTTCGCTCCTTCATCAATAATATTGCCAAATTCAGCGCGTTCGTCGCCGTATTGTGGACGCTCTCCGGCGTACAGACTTTCAACATCGGCGGATACAGCATTACTGTTTACGGCTATCTTGTTTGGGTTGCACTGATTTATTCCATCTTCAGCACCATCATCGCCCACCTCGTCGGCCGCAAACTCAAAAACCTCAACATCGACCGCCAACACCGCGAAGCCGACTACCGCGCCGCCCTCCTGCGCGTGCGCGACCACGCCGAACAAATCGCCTTCTACAACGGCAGCGAAGCCGAAACAGGTCGTCTGAAACAACGCTACCTCCGCATCCGCGACAACTGGCGGCGGCTCACCAACTGCGAATTCCGCCAAGAAACCTTCTGGGCGACCTATGTCCGCATCAGTATCTTCATCCCCATCCTCGCCACCTTGCCCATGTACCTCGCCAAAACCATGACCTTCGGCGACATGATGCAGACCCGCACATCGTTTGCCCGCGTCCAAGACAGCTTCGGCTGGTTTACCGACTCCTACCGCCGCCTCATCGAATGGGCGGCAGTCGTCGAACGCCTCTCCGGTTTTCAGACGGCCTTGGAACAAGCAGAACAAAAAAGCCCCTCCCTTCAGTCCCACCAAGCAGCTTTGCCGCATCATAGCGGCAAGGTCGTCCTGCAAAACCTTACCGTCCACACCCAAACCGGTAGCCCTCTGCTTACTGATATTCACCTCCAAGCCCATTCTCCGGAATGGGTATTGCTTGAAGGCAGAAGCGGCATCGGCAAATCCACGCTGCTTCGCGTGCTTGCCGGTTTATGGCCGTATTACCACGGCAGTTTTTCCCTCGAAGGTAGCCGCCTGTTTTTCCCGCAACGCCCTTACCTGCCTGCGGACACATTGCGTCAAACTGTCAGCTATCCCTATACGGCCTGCCAAGACGACCATTTGATTCAAACCATTTTGGAACAAGTAGGCTTAAGCAGCCCCACGGGTCGGTTGCGCACATTGATGAACGATTTGGACACTTCACACGAATGGCACGGCATCCTTTCCGGCGGAGAGCAGCAACGCCTCAGCCTCGCTCGCGCACTGCTGCACAAACCGCAAATCCTGTTCCTAGATGAAGCCACCAACCAGCTCGATGATGAATCCGCCCTGATGTTGATGCAGACCCTCAAGCAACATTTGCCCGATACTTTGGTCATCGGCATCAGCCACCAACCCAAGATTCAAGCACTGTTTGATAGCTTTCTGAATTTGAATGAAAAAATTATTTAAATGTTAAAATGTGCAAAGCACTTGCTTTCAATCCCAACAAGAGATATAGTACAAAGTAACTAGTTCTTATTGATGAGAGCTACTCCTTGGATACTTGCCTCCGGTTCTCCAACCCGGGGGCATTTTTTTGCGTTTTTATTTTGTATTTGTATGAATAGGATAAAGACGGAATATACAAGGTTTTAAAAACATGAGGCCTATAATCTTTATAAGAGATTGACTATAAATAAAAAACACTAATCTCAAAGCCATAGTCAAATAAAACCGCAAACCA includes:
- a CDS encoding TonB-dependent siderophore receptor gives rise to the protein MHHSKKLFKLSTLALCLAALPQAAQAAEEVQQAEVEQVTVVGKNKSLRTESQNSYTVSALRSTTGLVLSPREIPQSVSVITKKQIEDQGITDLEGALQNATGINVFKSGGRTHFMSRGYFIEQFEEDGIATQLGSPGGFGLGGPAGDPTSATDMAMYDHIEVVRGAAGLTQANNEPGGTVNAVRKKPTAKRQLSADLMANSWGKVNSVFDASGTLSQEHGLRGRFVGSVGGNKTFKDQSGGRNILLYGVMDKDIGDNSKLTWGASYLNQNETPDPDGLPMRADGKEWKRSRYLGADWNEARLKKYNLFTEFEHYFNDNWKLSSKLDWRKNTSSKEYYTLGGTGNGIGTDGLGTTYSFDRYDAGNRQFTFQNNLTGRIFAFGQNHDLFFMHSYSKENVNSSNRWFDDSSTYDADAFNGSEKAKPDWDSATAKARGGDGRYTTHAFGLGARINPTDKLHIIAGGRYTSWKRDFYWDRNLKDGVAGSSDSLKRNRFIPYAGITYDITPKQSVYAAYTSIFKQTMNRDYNDNLLPPIMGRNYELGWKGEWNEGRLNTSVALYRTDKDNNNQRVNAKPHAYWEPLNQSSRGLDAEISGSLTDRWQVYAGYTFNRSTNRSSVTGNVESRRKGYNFSSHTPKHMFRLYTSYILPIDDGKWTVGLGVKSSSKTANSYGSIKQGGYTIWNTNVQYRPSKNLQLGLAVNNLTDKRYYENQYSRAANSGSFYGEPRNAVFSLKWKM
- a CDS encoding TonB-dependent siderophore receptor — encoded protein: MNHPIRYAYLLAAVPLQLSAQTTEQTEHADLPTVNVTGQSRTASRDSYTVPVMSTATGLPISPKDTPQSVSVITRKQMDDSGATTLEDALKTTTGLNIYKQGFQTRFQSRGFDIAQISEDGVNSTVCTMCGNNPHDAKQLTDTALYDRIEVVRGATGLRKAQSEPGGTINAIRKRPTAAPLLEFDATADRFGTLRSSADVSGFLSRDNGLRGRAVAVLEKNKSWRKNSDGNKGIIYGVIDKQVGENDMLTLSAMYHREKDVPSLFGLPANPDGSDLRLPRDSYLGANWNRADYKKANIFAEWKHYFGDRWNLTTSVDYRRNKSVTEYGYVPQRQNISPAGTLSDGYTGRSDRNNSQWTVQSDLEGKFDWFGREHEFYAGYEYTKEKFDNMWRGTPLKDGNYPVFSWTGDEIAKPDWNTARNLEIRKTVPDTHTATIATRLNIADKWHILLGTSYSRWRQSQYLSWMKTPDSHYKKGRFIPYAGITYDITPQQNLYASYTSIFKYSGDYYDINDKLLPPVMGNSYEIGWKGAWNNNKLNTTLALFQTEKHNQPTDTWLGKDLATGNIRPWVRGDRAIYTPVRMESRGIDAEIAGNITDDWQIFAGYTFNKRRYTSTAAERTAERNGRGVDFSQHTPRHIFRLNTLYRLPGAAHKWTVGGGVNVQSKSSPIVVNGEKQYLGGYAVWHAAVQYEPSKYTKLSLKVDNLTDKRYYESYAHRATYQGHFYGQPRNVTLNFKWKM
- a CDS encoding ABC transporter ATP-binding protein/permease — protein: MNILKKFFYLARPFWSGAHGRLQWLMLAVLIGFTLFSITISVWIAAWDKRFYDALAAFDGASMPSLIVEYLGYMAMVIGCIVCGDWLQKRLIFRWRTHLTEQFQKNWLEGHKHYRLRLTGEPDNPDQRIAEDIYLLADKSIGLFRSFINNIAKFSAFVAVLWTLSGVQTFNIGGYSITVYGYLVWVALIYSIFSTIIAHLVGRKLKNLNIDRQHREADYRAALLRVRDHAEQIAFYNGSEAETGRLKQRYLRIRDNWRRLTNCEFRQETFWATYVRISIFIPILATLPMYLAKTMTFGDMMQTRTSFARVQDSFGWFTDSYRRLIEWAAVVERLSGFQTALEQAEQKSPSLQSHQAALPHHSGKVVLQNLTVHTQTGSPLLTDIHLQAHSPEWVLLEGRSGIGKSTLLRVLAGLWPYYHGSFSLEGSRLFFPQRPYLPADTLRQTVSYPYTACQDDHLIQTILEQVGLSSPTGRLRTLMNDLDTSHEWHGILSGGEQQRLSLARALLHKPQILFLDEATNQLDDESALMLMQTLKQHLPDTLVIGISHQPKIQALFDSFLNLNEKII